TAAAGAAGTACGCGCATTAGCTGAGAAAAGCAATCAAGATAGTGGGATTATTTTTATTGACGAAATCGACGTTATCGGAGGAAAACGCGATGGTCAACAACAACGAGAATATGATCAAACCTTAAACCAACTGTTAACCGAAATGGACGGTATGGCAACAAGTGAAAAACCACGCATACTCATAATGGCTGCAACGAACCGGAAAGATATACTGGATGCGGCATTATTGCGTCCTGGTCGTTTTGATCGACACATTCAGGTTGATTTACCAGATAAACCAGCTCGTGAACAAATTTTAACCATACACACAGAAAATAAACCACTTGCACTTGACGTAAAATTGGAAAAAGTGGCACAAGAAACATTTGGTTTCTCCGGTGCCCAACTAGAAAGTGTTTGCAACGAAGCTGCTATTTATGCGATGCGTGACAAAACTGAAAAAGTGATGCAAAGTCACTTTTCACTTGCTATAGACAAGGTTATGATGGGGGAAATGACCGATCGTGAAGCCCCTCAGACTGAAAAAGAACGGGTAGCGATTCACGAATTGGGACATGCTATCGTGAGTGAACGAGTACGTCCTGGTTCCGTGTCTCAGGTAACCTTAACACCTCGTGGACAAGCATTAGGCTATGTTCGTCAAAACCCGATGGATGATCACTATCTTTATACGCGTGAGTATATGGAAGGGCAGATTATGGTTTGCCTTGCGGGCGCAGTTTCAGAAGAAATTTATTATGGTGGACGTAGTACAGGATCTAAAAATGATTTTGAACAAGCACTACAAATGGCCCAAGAAATTGTTCAAAGTGGTATGTCGAAACTAGGGATTATTAATATGCAATATGTAGATAAAAATGCAGTGCATCAAGAAGTACATGCTATTATTGAAGGATTGCTTGAAAAAACGCGGTCTTTGTTGAGCGAACATGATACCGTTTATCGCTATAGTCTACAGGTGCTGTTGGAGGCTGAAGTGTTAAGTGGTGATCAGTTTCGTGAAAAGCTGGCCGAAATAGATATGGTAGTAGCGTAACGACCGATGGAGTGTTCTATCGGTTTTTCTTTTGTTGACAACAAAAAAAGAATAGTCATGTTTCTCTTTCCTACATACAATATCGTATTGAAGACAAAAGGAAAGGAAAAGAATATGGCTAAACAAAACCTACAAAAGCAAAATATTAAAAATAGGCAAAAAAAGTCGAAAAAGAAAAACCAAGCTCTGCAAGAGCTAGATGCGTTGGAAACAGCATTGGTTAATAATTGGATTGATGATAGTTCCGATTTTTACATCCAGGAAGAAGAGACTTCTATACCTCAGTCAGCAAATGAGGTGGAAACGTTGTTACAGGAGTCTTCCCAACAGGAAATGGAAATCAGTAAACCTAATCGCCCCCAGCCAAAAAAGCGAAAACAACGAAGTCGTCGGAAGCCAAAACGATCTTCTTCACCCTCCTCTAAGCGAAAATCGACATATCCAGCACTTAAATTAGTAGGGTCAACAAATATTCCACAAAGTCAGCGGCATTTTATTACAAAATGGACAGAAGAAGAAAAAAGTCCTAATGAAGAGACTGGATATTCTGGAGTACCATCCTACTATGAAGAGAGCGGTAGCAGGTCTGTTGCTTTAGAAGCTAGAGAAAGTGATGAATTTTATCCCGATCTTCCCCATCATGTTGCCCAATTTATATGTACAATGCCAGGTGTTTTCGGATTGACCGATCAGCATTTGCAACCATTGTCCGAACTCACTCGACATTTGCAAGATTTTTTAATTACTGAGAAAAAAATTGATGAGCAAATGGAATCAAATAAAACAGACGTTTCCATTATAGAAGATAAACAAGCTAACAATATTCAAAGTAATCATTCTCAGGTATCGTTGGTTCCTACACCAAATCAGCTGGAAACTATAAAATTACAACAAGTTGGAAAAGAGAGCTTTACGTTACAACAAGGTCGTGTGAGAACAAAATTGACAATCGATTTAACAGAACCATTTCAAGAGATGAAGTATGTATTTATGGCAACCACTAACGTACCGTTTTGTTTTGCTGTTGTAGAGAAGAAAGAGTCAAATAGAGTGACCATTGAAATAATTCGCCAAATTGCTAATCGAGAGATATCTGGACAGGTAGAATGGATCGCGGTTGGTGAAAAGGTGGAAAATCAGGTAGTTCAAGATATTGGATAAGAAATAAATAAGGAAAACGAAGAATTTGAAGATATGAACAACAGAAACACCATGGATCCATGGTGTTTCTCATCTATTTTTACAATTGGTTTTTACTAGGAAGATAAATTTCATGATAAAACAAGCGCATTAATGTCTGAAGGTGCTTTTGTTTTCTTTTAACCAGAGTGTTTACCAGCTCTTTTTTTTCCGCATCTGTTACGGGCCACGAAGCTGGTAGCGTATGAACAACTTCTTCGATTAGCATGGATGGAATGGAATGAACTATCTCCAAAGCGTCCCAGAATTCTCGCTCATTACTGACATGCTTTGCAAGCATCATATGAATCGAACTTTTTAATAACCGAATGGGTAATCGTTGCAAAGTATTGGTATTCCAATTAGGAGACCCTAAGATTTCAGCTTGATCGATAAACCACAGCCTAGCAAAACCATCTGCTTCATCTGTAAGGAGTACGTTTTTTTTTGTCCTGTCAACATTGCATAGCCAGTAATCAAACACAATGAGCGGAGCAATGACTTCCGGATTAGATAGCTTCTCTGGTAAAGGTTGATGCATCACATTCACAGCGTTAGGAATGTAGCTAGATGCAAACTGTTCAGGTGTGTAGAGGAGCGGATCTAGAGATGCTTGTTGTTCATAAAAAGGTTGAGGAAGATGAATAATTGAAGATCTAGGAATAGGTAGTTGTAAAAAACGAGCAAAACAATAACCGATCCACTCATTAAGTAACGTTTTATCAAAGCCGGGTGTCACTGCTTTGACTACGTACTTCTGTCCGTCTTCGCCTGTGATAAGATGAGCAAGCGATTTACCTTCCAACTGACGATGGAAACGCAATTGGCTCATGAATCGCTCCCCTCCTTTTTCACCACTCGATGTAGGAAATCAACATATTGTTTTGCACAGATCGTGATATCAAAATGAGTAGCTACACGTTCGATACATGCTTGAGACATGGCTTGATACATTTCATGTGAATCGAGCAAGCGATACAATTGATTGACAGCGCCACGAACATGATTTTCTTGATAGAGCCGACCATTCTCCCCATGTTTGATAATTTCAGGTATGGAAGAAACACTAGCAGCTATAACAGGTACACCACAAGCCATGGATTCAATAAAGGTATTTCCAAAGGACTCTGCTCTTGTTGTTGCAAGCGTACAACCTCCAGATTCCAGAATGCGTGAATACACATAAGGCATGTGTTGATAAGGAACAATAGGGAACCACCTTACGATGTCAGTTAGCTCTTTTTCGTACCATTTAGTCCAAAATTTTTCCTTCTGCACACTTTTATTACCACCGATAATCCAGAATTCGATGTCGTTTCTCTCTGTTTTCACTAATTTGGCGATTTTAAGCAACATATGCCAATTTTTCCGTTTGTCTAAACGGCCGATCCAACCCACGATTTTTTTAAAATTAGGTCGAGTAAGAAAGGGGAGCTTGGTGCTAGCTTCTGAAGAAACTGGCTGAAACAAATCGGTATCAACGCCATTATGGATTACGGTAATGGGAGCTGAGTTACATAGAATGGAAACCACTCTTTTTTGGTAGGAGGAGGGCACGATAATTTGAACTGGCTGAATACCTTGGAAGTTAGAAAGATGGGGGGATAGCTTAATAATCTCGGGAGTACGTGCTTCTACAATAACTGGTCCAGTATACTGTGCCGTTTTTAACCAACGATATGCTTCCTTGGTATCAACAACAACAATCGCGTCATAATGATTGTCTCTGATAATTTTAATGCTTTCGTTACTGTCTGCTGTAAGATATACCCGAGCAACATCCTGCATCATGTGCATGCCACCGAGATCGGATGTGTATAAGAATTCAGTTTCGATACCATATTTCTTGAAAAACATAGCACGATTGCGCCATCCAGCATTTACGCCACCAACGGTCAAAAGGCGCCAAATGACTAATATTTTCATATTCTGACCCACCTTGGTGTGTACGTATTCCGTAAAAAGATTAAAGCTTTGTAAATAAGACCACAACATTGCTCTGGTTCTGGTTCTCTAAGATTGGTTTGGAATAAGATTGTTTTGATGGTCTGTTATTTTGGATGGTAAAGACATATTTATTTTGAGAACCATGCTTTTTGCCCGTAGAGGGTTGTTCTTTTTGCTCTAGGTAAGATGGTTCATGGAAGAAAGCAAAATGTTTCGATCGAATATGTTGATCCGATAGTATTTTTTCTGTTTCTTCTTTGTGAATTTTACGTACCATACTTTCGAGCTTCCATTCAAAAACGGCTGGATCATGAATGGATAGTAGAGGACGAGTTGCGTCACTTGCGATATTTTCGACATTTTGTAGTTGCTCTTGGGAAATGACTCCATGAATATAACGAGCCAAATTGTCCATTTCGCGATATTGCTTCCACTCTTTATAAAGCTCAGGTGCCATTTTTTTTACGTGGGTAAGAAAAAGAATAGAGATTTTAGTACCAAGACTGGTAAGTAATTTTCGCGGATAGGGATAGGTTCGATCTCGCCAAACGGTCCTACCTACATCTATTACCTTCAGTTGCCCAGATGGGAGTAAGTATATCTGTCTCTTATGATGATCAATTCGTTCATAACCAATTTCTTTAAAGGTGACGAGCATTTGAATTAGCTTTAGCGATAGTTCTTTGGTTAATGTCTCCGACTGTAAATATTCACGCAAATTAATCCCAGTAATCTTTTCCATCACAATGTAATTTCTTCCGCGTTCATAGACGATTGGCAGTAACTCTGTATGTTGACCAAGTGACAGTGCGTAATATTCACGCTCACAATCCTGTATTTCTCCATAAATCTTGACACAAATGTTATCAGTTAATTGGAAGACAGCTCCTTGTCTACCCTTACCTAATAATTGTAACGGAGTCGGATTTATTACTTCCACGTCTTGATTTTCTTTTGGGGTTACCCAAATTTGAGCAAGGTATTTAAGAAGATTGGTATACTCCAAAAGCTTCCCTCCTTACCTTCAAACTATAGTATATTTGATACCTTTATTAGATGCACCAACTTCAATAGTCGTTCATAAAATAGTCGCTTGTACGTTTGATAATAGTCCTTGTAGATTCTATAACGAAGAACTATACATCCAAATCTATGTGTGATAGGCTATCATTAAGTATTTGGCAGTTTTTTATATCATGACGTTACCAGGAGGTCCAGGTTTTCCATGAAACTTGCAAATCGAGTCACAGTTCTTTCTCCATCTTCTACTTTGGCTATTACAGCGAAAGCGAACGAAATGAAGCGACAAGGCATTGACGTTGTCAGCTTCGGAGCGGGGGAGCCTGACTTTAATACCCCGGAACATATCATTGAAGCAGCTGAAAAGGCGATGCGTGAAGGAAAAACCAAGTATACTGCAACAGCTGGTATTCCTGAGTTGTTACAAGCCATCAGCAACAAGTATCAACAAGAATATAATTTGACTTACAGCACCAAGCAAGTCATCGTGACCAATGGGGGAAAACATGCCTTGTTCAACTTGTTCATGGCGTTGTTAAACCCTGGTGATGAAGTGATTGTTCCTATCCCTTATTGGGTGAGCTATCCAGAGATGGTGAGGGTAGCAGAGGGTGTTCCTGTTTTTGTTGAGGGCAAGGAATCAAACAATTTCAAGGTGACAGCGGAGCAAGTAAAACAAGCTATCACTCCTCGAACACGTGCACTCATTATTAATTCTCCAAGCAATCCTACCGGTAGTATTTATACACGTAAGGAACTGGAAGAGATTGTAGATGTTTGCTTGTCACATAATGTGTTAATGGTTTCTGATGAAATTTATGAAAAGTTGATCTATGATGGGCATGAAGCGGTTACTGTAGCCTCTTTTGGCAAAGAAGCCTATGAAAACACAGTGATTATTAATGGAATGTCAAAACCATACTCCATGACAGGATGGCGGATGGGTTACGCTTTAGGTAATGAGAATTTGATTCGTGCCATGGTTGATTTGTCGAGCCATAGTACTTCTAATCCGACTTCATTTGCCCAATATGGTGCACTGGCAGCATTAACAGGATCTCAAGCCTCTTTGGAAATGATGCGGGGCGAGTTTGTTAAGCGTCGTGATCGTGTAGTCGATCTATTAAATGAAATTGAAGGCGTGACATGCTTAAAACCAGAGGGAGCCTTCTATGTTTTCCCAAATGTAGCTAAAGCAATGGAAAAACAGGGCTTTGCTAATATAGATGACTGGAGTAAAGC
This is a stretch of genomic DNA from Brevibacillus laterosporus DSM 25. It encodes these proteins:
- a CDS encoding WIAG-tail domain gives rise to the protein MAKQNLQKQNIKNRQKKSKKKNQALQELDALETALVNNWIDDSSDFYIQEEETSIPQSANEVETLLQESSQQEMEISKPNRPQPKKRKQRSRRKPKRSSSPSSKRKSTYPALKLVGSTNIPQSQRHFITKWTEEEKSPNEETGYSGVPSYYEESGSRSVALEARESDEFYPDLPHHVAQFICTMPGVFGLTDQHLQPLSELTRHLQDFLITEKKIDEQMESNKTDVSIIEDKQANNIQSNHSQVSLVPTPNQLETIKLQQVGKESFTLQQGRVRTKLTIDLTEPFQEMKYVFMATTNVPFCFAVVEKKESNRVTIEIIRQIANREISGQVEWIAVGEKVENQVVQDIG
- a CDS encoding AAA family ATPase — protein: MGREILYGVVPAVIVFLLFLGINIGPFLLFGAILAGTYLLFSKQGGMQIGSGKSKSGSQVVKKSNITFADIGGQQRAKKEIKEALDFLLHKDAIAQYGIRPLKGVLLTGPPGTGKTLMAKAAANYTNSAFVAASGSQFVEMYVGVGAQRVRELFKEVRALAEKSNQDSGIIFIDEIDVIGGKRDGQQQREYDQTLNQLLTEMDGMATSEKPRILIMAATNRKDILDAALLRPGRFDRHIQVDLPDKPAREQILTIHTENKPLALDVKLEKVAQETFGFSGAQLESVCNEAAIYAMRDKTEKVMQSHFSLAIDKVMMGEMTDREAPQTEKERVAIHELGHAIVSERVRPGSVSQVTLTPRGQALGYVRQNPMDDHYLYTREYMEGQIMVCLAGAVSEEIYYGGRSTGSKNDFEQALQMAQEIVQSGMSKLGIINMQYVDKNAVHQEVHAIIEGLLEKTRSLLSEHDTVYRYSLQVLLEAEVLSGDQFREKLAEIDMVVA
- a CDS encoding HipA family kinase, which codes for MSQLRFHRQLEGKSLAHLITGEDGQKYVVKAVTPGFDKTLLNEWIGYCFARFLQLPIPRSSIIHLPQPFYEQQASLDPLLYTPEQFASSYIPNAVNVMHQPLPEKLSNPEVIAPLIVFDYWLCNVDRTKKNVLLTDEADGFARLWFIDQAEILGSPNWNTNTLQRLPIRLLKSSIHMMLAKHVSNEREFWDALEIVHSIPSMLIEEVVHTLPASWPVTDAEKKELVNTLVKRKQKHLQTLMRLFYHEIYLPSKNQL
- a CDS encoding pyridoxal phosphate-dependent aminotransferase is translated as MKLANRVTVLSPSSTLAITAKANEMKRQGIDVVSFGAGEPDFNTPEHIIEAAEKAMREGKTKYTATAGIPELLQAISNKYQQEYNLTYSTKQVIVTNGGKHALFNLFMALLNPGDEVIVPIPYWVSYPEMVRVAEGVPVFVEGKESNNFKVTAEQVKQAITPRTRALIINSPSNPTGSIYTRKELEEIVDVCLSHNVLMVSDEIYEKLIYDGHEAVTVASFGKEAYENTVIINGMSKPYSMTGWRMGYALGNENLIRAMVDLSSHSTSNPTSFAQYGALAALTGSQASLEMMRGEFVKRRDRVVDLLNEIEGVTCLKPEGAFYVFPNVAKAMEKQGFANIDDWSKALLEQEKVALIPGSGFGSPENIRISYATSMEQLEKGIGRIKQFVEGKSL
- a CDS encoding glycosyltransferase family 4 protein, which translates into the protein MKILVIWRLLTVGGVNAGWRNRAMFFKKYGIETEFLYTSDLGGMHMMQDVARVYLTADSNESIKIIRDNHYDAIVVVDTKEAYRWLKTAQYTGPVIVEARTPEIIKLSPHLSNFQGIQPVQIIVPSSYQKRVVSILCNSAPITVIHNGVDTDLFQPVSSEASTKLPFLTRPNFKKIVGWIGRLDKRKNWHMLLKIAKLVKTERNDIEFWIIGGNKSVQKEKFWTKWYEKELTDIVRWFPIVPYQHMPYVYSRILESGGCTLATTRAESFGNTFIESMACGVPVIAASVSSIPEIIKHGENGRLYQENHVRGAVNQLYRLLDSHEMYQAMSQACIERVATHFDITICAKQYVDFLHRVVKKEGSDS